In Artemia franciscana chromosome 4, ASM3288406v1, whole genome shotgun sequence, a single window of DNA contains:
- the LOC136026101 gene encoding uncharacterized protein LOC136026101, producing the protein MKLVVVMFVMTMRSLKVFKKIVLRQILNCKKIVDGKMFNCKMTEEPTEESQEQQENRLAADRESKRRKRAEESQEQQENRLAADRESKKRKRDEEPQQQCERLSAKRESEKRRRAEESQEQRENRLAASKDNAKRKRAEESEQPENYRLAFRYSPVDDYSLSRCVQIGTMFKICPYCNALKFNGETMGMCCASGKVKLPLLAAPPEPLKTFLTGTTSESKRFLSQIRKYNSCFQMTSFGAQIENPDQFMSTFKVKGQIYHRAGSLLPFSGENHKFLQLYFISDEILQLLLQGQSAVHRHDITARVFRQKLKSLINYIVKLEVFGSVRCWMYSVEWQKRGLPHAHILIWLHKKIISNEIDDVISGSAFSI; encoded by the coding sequence atgaagttagttgtcgtcatgttcgttatgacgatgaggtcattaaaagtatttaagaaaatcgttcttagacaaattcttaattgtaagaagatcgtggacggaaaaatgtttaattgtaaaatgactgaagagcctaccgaggaatctcaagaacagcaagaaaacaggcttgcggctgatagagaaagtaagagaagaaagcgtgccgaggaatcacaagaacagcaagaaaacaggcttgcggctgatagagaaagtaagaaaagaaagcgtgacgaggaaccacaacaacagtgtgaaagactttctgctaaaagagaaagtgaaaaaagaaggcgtgccgaggaatcacaagagcaacgtgaaaacaggcttgcggcttcaaaagataatgccaaaagaaagcgtgccgaggaatcagagcaacctgaaaattatcgcctggcattcaggtacagcccagtagatgattatagcttgagtagatgtgttcaaatcgggactatgtttaaaatttgtccctattgcaacgccttgaaattcaatggtgaaacaatgggaatgtgttgcgcctcaggaaaagttaaacttcctctattggctgcaccaccagagccattgaagactttccttactggaactacgtcagaatctaagcgttttttgtcacaaatcagaaaatataactcatgtttccaaatgacgtcgtttggagcccaaatcgaaaatccagatcaatttatgtctactttcaaagtaaaagggcaaatttatcatagagcagggtcccttctaccattctcaggcgagaatcataaatttttacaattgtacttcatcagtgacgagatactgcagcttttacttcaaggacaatcggcggttcatagacatgacattacggcccgtgtcttccggcaaaagttgaaatcactgataaactacatagtaaaacttgaagtgtttgggtcagtgcgatgctggatgtactcagtggaatggcaaaaacgaggtttgccacacgcacatatactaatctggctacataaaaaaattatttcgaacgaaattgatgatgtgatttccgggtctgccttttcaatttaa